In the genome of Carya illinoinensis cultivar Pawnee chromosome 13, C.illinoinensisPawnee_v1, whole genome shotgun sequence, the window AGCCAGCAACTAAACAAACTGCCATTCCTCTCTCCTTAGTCCTTTCAAATTATACATTTACAGAATTCTCCTTCCAAATTAGTAAGAGAATTTCTTTCAAACTACCAACATCTGACTTAAAATAGGACTGCCAATTAAAGAAATGCACCACACAGTTACCCAGAGGAAGAGGACAGAAAAATAGACAAATCTAAGAATCCTACGCCACGCAGAATTTCTTTTGTCCAGACCCCGAGGATCCTATTCCCAAAAACAACACCACCGGTCCACCAACCTTTTGATCGATGCCAAAAATAGCTCAATCaactattttttcttctctaatTAAAAAAGGCCCAAAACGACGCTTTTCCTCGTCTTATGCAACCCACCGCATGCGTAACGATGACAATCACGTGCACTCCAGCTCGTGAAGCTCCCTAACATGCGCCACTGGGGAGAGCGTAACTTAGCACTCCACACACACGCAGGCGGTGCGTTGAATCACCTCCGGCAGATCTGCCCCTCTGCTCCAGTCTCCGGTGGCGGAATCGTAGAGCAGAACTAGCCCTTCTCTTAAATCTCTCAGTCCCCTCCCGCTCCGCCTCAACAGGTCGTCGATGCAGCCCTTGACTTGAATCAGCACCACCTTCACTCCCACCCCTACGCAGCTGAACCTCACGGTGCTGTCCAGCCTAACCTGCGCCGGCAGAGGAGGGCTCTTTAACCTGCACCATTCTCCAAATCCACTGTTAACGCTGCTTCCCTTGTTACTGTTACTATTGCTTCTTCTTCGCGCGTCGAATCTCCAGAACGAGAGCTCCACGGCGTGGCTGGCGAGGACATACACGTACCCGGCTGCAGCGCAAGCTGCCACTACACATCCGCCTCCGGGGATGGCTCGACTTCTCAACCACGCACGGGCCTCCACGTTGTACAAGTCCATCGAACTTGCGTACACGTGAGCCTCCGCGTTGGCGGCCGCTCGCGAGGGCTCGTCCACGGGAGCTCCGATCTTAAGCCCTCCGATCACGTAGAAGACACCGTCCACCGCAGCCCCAACGCAACCGTACCTTCTCCTCGGGGCGTGTGCAACCACGCGCCACGCATCGGAATCGGGATCGTACTCCTCCACCTCGCTGGTCCTCGGACCGCCTCCAGCAGCGTATATTTTCCCAGAAACGACGGCTGTAGCGAACTTCTTCCTGGGGAAAATCATCGCCGATCTGGCTACAACCGTCCCGGACCACGTGTCGTACCGCACCATCGAGTCCCGACCGATGATGAAAATTCTATGGCCGACAGCGGACAACCGCGCGTGGGAAAGCAAACCATGGAAACTGCCGAGGGAAACGGCGTCGTTGGGGAGGAAGAAAGCGACCTTCCAAAGAGCATCGGCATGGTCATGGAAGCGGAGACTAGCAGCATAAAGGCCAGAGTCGGTGGCAGAGACAGCAAAGACGAAATTCTCGAGGCGGCCGAGGCGGCGACGGAGATCGAAGAAGTGGGAAGACTGGAGGAGGCGGGCCCAGCGGAGgcaaacgagagagagagaggggagagaaGAGGGAGGGACACGGGAGAGGCATTCAAGAAGAAGATCATCGGGAAGAGAGGAAACAGTAGTGGAGACGGAGCAGTGATCGGGGACATTAAGGGGAAGACGAATGAAGGAGTTGGAAGAAGTGTGGTTGGGGTTGGGGAAGCAGGATTTCATGAGCCATGAGAAATGGCGAGAGTTGCAGCTCTCTGGCATAATAAGCAGCTGCGAAAGAAGGAAGTGGGCTGcagtctagagagagagagagagagagagagagtttattAATTACTACAGTGAGTGAGAGTCTGGCGCgactgtgagagagagatttcattCCTGGAATCCTGGGTTAAATGGGCAGATTTTGGGAGATCCAGGAGATAGAGGAGGATGAGACCCGTTTTGACTTCTAAATGAAAGGACTGATTATTTTTTACTTGTACTAGTGATGGCCACACGGTGggttacaaaaattatatttatcatacGTGTAATCAAATATGCACGTTACTATaaataagtttatttatttatttttttaaatctttttaagtattcttaattattaagaaatatataaatatatataaatttcttaattattaaaaaataaaaaaatataagtagacagtcatactatcattttctttttaacattACATTGAACTTAATATTTGTATTAAAGGATTgttaaacataataaataatttttaattattaaatattatatcataaaatggtagaaagataataataaaaagagtaaaAGACACAATATAACATTACTTGAATGAATATaataaagataaatgatatttataagtGTACATTTtgcacaaatttttttaaaaagttagttaaatatgagatttatttgagaattaattttttaatgatagatctcattatttttcaaatgaagtaCACAAAATCTGCCTACCTTAactatatttagcattactttataataaatataagagaaAAACTTAGGTTGGATGGGTAAGAATTAATTTTACATAGAAGTTTCTAACAGCTCAAGAATGAACCTGCCTATACAGAacatttcctctttctttctctccctcttcctcccccTTCCCCATCTGCACGTAATGAAAAAAACCCAAAGAAGCTAGCCTTCTcctttttctctccctctccctcgacGCCGATGACATAGGTGCTCAAAATTTGAATGTGGAGGGgcaaatcaaatatttattcGTATCTTTTGCGATTTCACTGTAAATCAAATAGGCGACAGAAAATCACAAACTTTTTAAGAACGAATAATTTGAACTCAAATATTTAACAATCTGCAAAGAACTAATTTCACAATGCTTCAAGAATTTTAATATTGGAGATCATAGTTTTATCTAAATCATGTTTCAAAAACTATCCTGAAGActttaggttctgcttggccttaaagaatttttatctcaaacataaaattctcgtctcatcattacaatttttttaaatctccatataaaatataataaacaatttaattttttcttaactttttcaaatctcaatataataataatattaaaatataatattttaatatttaatcttaaaacttaaaattttcatctaaaaatttTCAGTAGCAAAGCAGAACTAATACCCTAACAATAACAATGTCTTCATCAGAACCCAGAATACTCTCCAACACCAAAATTGAGGGTCCAATCTGATTACTGGCACACTGAGTAAGAATCCAGGAGTCATCATATACAATGTCAGCAATGTCGTTGGGTGCAAAGTCCAAGTcttggaaaattttgattttggatCTAGAAGAAATTTCTCtcctcgaagaatgaaagaacggAATCCgcattttctaaatttatcaTGTAAGCAAAGGCTGAGAAATTCGTATGTTTATTTTGGGTACCTATGCTGTTagcatatagagagagagagaaggaaagctTCAGTATATGTAGGTTCATTCATTTGTTGTTGGATGTgacatgtgtttattggctaGTGTGAAAAATTAATTCACATCCATCCAGTCTGAAACTTTTTCCTAAATATAACCCATGCTTGTAAATTGGTTGAAATACACTTTCCTTTAATTGAGTAGAGTTTATTTgacatgataataaataaattttaacattaaaaaagaaaaaaatctaaagTGACTTATTGAAGTTCTCTCTAATTATGAATCTCATATCATGGTTCTCTAAAGTTGGCCGCATAATTCAAactaaagtttgaaaaaatataatcagGATTAATCGATTTGATAGATTTATGACAAgtttaaaatgagaattttgatattaataaaaaaaaaaatgtatataaatatatgcacACAAATTACAAGTTTAGATATGAATACATGACTGATTTGAATAAGGATATGACATAAGtccaaataatattaataagaataCAATTGATGTAATTAACCTCAAGTCGCTCTTTCCTTTTTATCCCTTTCAATATGTCCTCTTTACAAAGAAGATGAATATCCAATTTTtgtcttgtttatttttatagttaagataaaagttgattttattaaatcgaattattagcataattttatataaagaatttttaaaaaatgtaatgataaaataaaataaaatagaaaatgaatgTAAAAACAAGAAGTCTGGTTGGCTTAATGGTAAGGATTTTAGGTTTTATACCATGCTTTCTCTAGACTCGAGGTCTAAGATTAGAACTTTTGAGTGCAAATAACTGTCACATTTTTATCGGGAAAAAGCGATGATTTACCTTAAGATTTGTGATGGAGACGCGTTGCAAGGGGTCAGGGTAACTAAGCTACAGACATGTTGGGTTTGCACGATTTTTaagattcatcatcatcatcatcatcatcaggaTTTAACCGCAATAACGACATTGAGAAATGTTTGCcgaatgtttttatttttatttaataattaagtaaattttttttaatgaagttgtgaattttttatttaaagaaaatatttaaaaatataagaaaaatgaataaaaaaaactgcATTCGGTGAGAATTCGGACTATATCCCAATAAATGTAGCACCGCTTAAAGACATTATATTTACCGTCTCCAacatttttcatcataaaaatGAACAAGATGTTAAATACCTTTAAAATTATAAGATCATGATAAGGGTAGTATgccatacaaaataaattttaaaaaattaatatacgtttaatttaaaaaatatatatatatatatatataaaaagggaAACAAGAAGTAGAAGCACATctctaaaacacaataattcttATCCAAttgaaatttgttttgattaattaattggtAATTCTTACATTTGATGTAGACGTCGGATTGAAGTTGAGGTGAGTGATGGTACAGGCACGCTGGTTACATCTCTTTTTGTAGAAAGAAATCATAGTATGTCATGTGCTATTTCACTCTCAGACCTCCGACTGCATTATTCTCCACAGGCCATGCATGTGACCCCACTTATATAAATTATCTTATGAAAAAAatgcatataattatataaatcacaatcatatgataaataaaataacagcaATATTTCAATGAGAATCGGGTATAATATTCGACGGCATCTTATCCACGTGGCTTTTTCATTGAAAGCAACAAAAAGGTAcccatttttaatatatatattttttctattttcttactTGATATGATTTGCTTTGCACCGAAAGGTTCACGGGTCTTCTCCGTCATGATTCTTGCTAGATAAAggaaaacataataataataataataataataataaacaaaataataataataataataaaatatcggtgctaaaaatgaaaacatttaaaaaatgggTGAAAATGACATCTGGCCAAAAGGGTCATTGCCTTATTGCATGACTTGTTGATTTCAATTTTCCTgcattataaaaattttaaaaaataaaaaataaaagccaaaTCCCATGAAGTTCATATCTTCCAAGTTCCAACCCAGCTTCATTCAAACAGGTCTCAGATCTCCAAGTTATCAGTATACCCTGGCCAATCCACAGAACCACCCTTTTTCTCATTCGTGACCTTATGGCTCTGAGAATCCCTGCTACCATGGCACATTGACATTTTCTTCACTTCCAACAAGATATATTTCCATAACTCTTCATGTCGGTTGATAAATTGTCACCATAAGTACCAGTTGATATTTTATAAGCTGTCCCCATAAATGAAACAGACAAGACAAAACCACTTCAGCAACATGGCAATGAATGGCCCTGCTCATTCTCCCTAACTACAGGGACTTTAATCACATGGGGTGTCCTAACTCCTTACCCAAACTCTGTACCAGACGTAGAGGAAGGGGGCATGAAATTGGTCCAAAAGATAAGACTTTATGCATCATACTAATACTGTATACCCCCATAAATTCTCAACTAGTTTGAGTCAGAAGAATTAAAGAATTACCGTGGCAGAGTATATTAAATAAGAATCTTAGATAGAATAAAAAAGATGGACAACCATTGGAAGAACATTTAGTACAAGCATAACCGAACCATATCTTAACATTTCCACTACTCATGTCACTACAACAATATCTGGATAAATTACAGAGCTTTCAATCCATTTTCTTCATGAAGACTCCTGCAGTTTTCCTGTTTATCCTTCCTGGACGTCAGAGCAATCGCTAGAAAATGCTAGTGAAATTTCAACATAAAGACAACCTTTACAAGATGACAAACCAGAATATTGGGAAAGATTTTAACATCTATTAGTTTTCAACCAAAATCGCCTAATGTTAATCATTCAAAGTTACAGCGTCCTATAAAAGAGCTTTTATGTGATAATAATTCCctcatatttatctattacaacAGATATAAAGGAATGCTAAAAATCAGTACACGGAACACATGATGCACAATTTAATGATAGCTCACTCCACCACCACCTACAACCTCACCAATATGGTATGCTTTATAAGCTCCATCTCCATCCTCGAGTATTCTGTGAGCCGCCTCCTTGCTCACAACTAGAACCATCCCGATGCCCATATTAAAAGTCCGTCTCATTTCAGCATCATCTATTTTTCCCACCTACccagaaagaatgaaaaattctattattttttttttcaagaaacatATTTACAGTAACTAAAGCaaccagaaaaaaataaacatttatataaaataatttaagagaaACACTCTGGCCTTTGTCCTTCTCTCTATATTTCCATCACGAAAAATACATTCTACCTCTTGAATCCACTCGAACAGAGTTGGCACATTCCAAGAGTTTGAATGGATAACAGCTCCAAGGCCATTTGGAAATACACGAGGTATATTGTCTGTGAAACCACCACCTGTGATGTGGGCAATCCCCTTTATGCCACCCTTGCTGATTAAGTCAAGCACCTGATTTGGAAGGAAAgggaaaataaaacatttgtaaGACTAGAGAACAAGGCAATTTTGAGAATTATAATGTGAAACGGATGGCAACAAACACCTGCTTAACATAGATAACAGTTGGGGCCATCAAAGCTTCACCTAATGTTACATCTTCACCAGGAAGTTTATCCTTCAGAGAAAGGCCACTTCGACTGAGAACCCTGCAAAGATATAGCAATACATATACATAAGGATTTTGATATAGATTAAAAGCTTCATCCATTGTAGTAATGCAGCTAAAACTATTATAACAATAACAgtgttttcaagaaaaaaaaaaaccaaccttCTTACTAGGGAGAAACCATTGGAATGAACACCACTGGATGGGAGGCCAATGAGAACGTCTCCAGCCACAATGTCTCTCCCATTAATAACTGCATCCCTTTTTACAATGCCAACTGCAAAGCCACTGAGATCATATTCACCGTCAGCATAAAAATCTGGCATCTCTGCAGTCTGAAAAGTATTTACAACCAATTCAGTGTAAATTAAGCAgctaaaaatacatataatactTTTACCAGTTCTATTTTTGCATTCAATTAGGATAGGAGTGGAAAAAATAACGACTGACCACAATTTGGTTTAAATGTCAAACTTCATACACATAATGTATTAAGCAAATTTATCCCACATCCAAAAGGACAATGGCAAGTCCAATTCAGAACAACACTTGAATATTATAAACAGGTATTTCACAATCCATTAATCTCATTGCATGTGTGCCATCACAAAGTCCTTATTTTTTGTGGTACAACATGTTTTAGTCCGCTGTTTTCTCTCTTATAAAATCAATGTCAAGAAAAACCACGTCCATAACTTCAACTAACTATCATGAACCCTTTGAACATGAATTCTAAAGCCCAGTGTATATATTCAAAGTAGTAATTCATTATTCTCATGATGGAACCCTTAACCTGAAGTGGACACCAACAATATCTAAAATTGTCACACTAAATAACGTTTgtcacaagttttttttttttattggtaaataaatttttactgatcataagaataggcaagagcccaagtataTAGGGTCACAAGTTTAAAAGCCTTGGCACTCTACATTCCCTTTCTTTTCAGAAATATTAATCACTAGACAGTGTATCAAAAGGATAGCATTTACTCACACAgtaaaaaaagagaaacaaaattaaatagaaaacgACCAGCACCTCGCCTCctaaaagagtacaatcagatTGTTGGCAACCATCAACAATGCCTTTTATAACCTAAatcagaagaaaaataaattcaaatcagcTTGAGCCCGACGTACTTATACCATCTTAATGACATATGACGTCCAGTTTGTTTATGCAAATTTGGTGTACCTTTtcagcaaggtcaacatcaagGTGGCTAGTGGCAAAATAATCAAGGAAAAATAATGGCTTTGCTCCAGAAGTAACAATGTCATTGACACTCATCGCAACCTGGAGTAGGAAAAACTGAATTAGAAAGCAAATCATGGATAGTAGAATGAGTTTAACAACATAAATCTCTACCAGATCAACCCCAATAGTTTCGTGGATTCCAGTTTCAAATGCAAGCTTAAGTTTAGTTCCCACACCATCTGTACCGGCAACAAGGTATGAATCACCTGCCCACGATAATTCTATTAGCAAAGCACTTGAAACCACAAGGCCCAACAAGGGGCAATCAAATGTTCTCACCTCAACACATTACCTAAATAATTAAAGATTGGTTCTAAATTCATGTCAGATATAGATATGATCGTAAATGAACCGTCTACTAAAAAATAGCAATTAAACCATACCATAAATTAATTCTGCAATATCTAGAAGATCGAAAATTAACAAACTGGCAAAGAGTGGAAAATTCAAGACAATGAAGCCAAGTTCAAAGCTCTAACTACAAATTTCCAAAGTGCTAAGTGGATTAATAGAGCTTAGCAAATATTTGGTTCAATACTCAGATCAACCACAAAGATACAGTAACATGTTAATTTGTAAGCGAACTTTTTTCATAAGTAGAAAACAAAGACCgcatacacaaaaaaaaattatccgaatttcaaattttctcaaAGTTCATAATTTGCACGttgtaaataattataactaaagAATTACacacacaaaaacaaaagcaaaaaaatatacCGAGAGGGAAAAGTCCTCCGAAGCCACCAATTCCTGGTGCCATTTTGGCAATCCTACGAACAAGTTCGGAGCCAGCATCAATGTCGACACCAGCATCCTTGTATGTTAGACTCTCACTGGAACTGTTCTTCATCATCGAAAACACACGATGGCAGCCATTCCTCATTCTTCTTGCTGAACCTAATTGGTTGGAAGCCACTGATAGCGGCTGAAACCCATTAGCAGACCTATTGAAAGTGCACCTGCGTGCATATCGTTGAGTTGGGCTGGAATTGTGATCAGACGGTCTAATTGAACAAGCTACACAGCGGGATAGGTCTGTGTTTGCTCTGAAGGTAATAGTCATGGTAAAAGAGATTACAGAGTTTTCTAAACCTGcgaataaatgaaaaaataggaAACAATCATCATTGATTCATTGGaaaataattcatatattgttACTATCTTGCTCAGAAAAATACAAAGTACTGATTACTAACttgctcaaaaaataaaatatatcaattaaattctggctaaaaaaatcaataatatcAGCTAATACATTGTCAGCCAGTGAGTGAATCTTTCATTACCTGCAATCAATAAGATACCAGTTACACTGaaagatgaattttttttttttgccacaattaaaaaaattatctttcagtgtaattatataaaatatatggatTAAATTTCATGTTTAGGATACGGAGAGTCattatcaaaaacaaaacagGTGCTCtgctcttttaaaatttttctgcaTATACAAATACTTGCATGCAGGCACAGccataaacacacacacacaccccgcACGGTAGCCATACATATATGGAACAAATTAGAAAGAAACCAAGTTCTGTAGGCAGAATTCACCTTTTTGGCCGAAGAGCAAGATCCTTGAAACCCCCCAGAATGGTTGTAGCACCGCACTTCGAGGGTTTTCAACAGTGGTTTAGGGTTTTCGTACTTTAAGTATAAATGCAAAATCagtttttgctttatttttttttttattatttttttatttttagcaatgctacatacagtcgtagaattgcaaacgccgtgcaatcactttaaaaaaaaatggggtcCACAATtacaaagttaaattttttttcatataggttccatgttaattcattttttttaaaacgactgcacgccgcttgcacaaccacgactgtaaatatccaATTTGTGATActctgtttttacgtgtattttcactaaatgagtattttaatttaattaatatattagttcttttattttaatttattgtattttaattggatttattttagtttgatgtagtgtttaatttattttagttgttttatagtttttaaaattgttttcgtcggatctgTTTTTAGACtccggaagtgaggattggatcttatttttttttccatcatttttttttcttttctctttttctttttcttttttccttttctttttcctttccttcttttctttttttcttctttttctttcttccttcttcttcctccctcTCGCAgcacgttctctctctctcctctgttgccgatttcattctcaaactagactaccgccgtccggccaccgtggcctacaccacccacccagaaacttccccctccggctggtgaaccaccccaccaaatctcacATCCATCCGAGCCGTCATTTGCCgccgagagcccatctaagtcgcgtggtttttgtgcatttccgcctccgtcgctccacctccggccaccatcttttcaccactttatcacctacctcttgtcgtcctaaaccacccattttcggccccgaaCCGTTGCCGaaacagctcccatgagctcaactccgatttgccctttttccacttccaccaccgttttcaccgccacccacttccaaaactcacttccattagcttcataaacatctctaggccatttcatatcaattccaagtcttggtttatccccgttcgaaagtgggtattttacaacccatggccacagtgtattttacactgttacgttgttttttctccgccgtttgtaacgtcgtgatctttcaaaaattatcttatagtgctgtaagtatttttcaaattctattttagatttaaatatattattgcttttacaataaattcattgactggttggtaattccggactgagtccgaggagtcgggggtcagatggattaatgatggagttgtttgttattgttgatattgtgattggttggatgatttgtatcttgatgtgtgcattgcatggtgcattcatgtgcatttattaaattgagaaaactgGTTCTAtttgtgtaaatagattttcgggtgtgtgtgtatcatgaccccaagccgagatggggtattatctcggtggagttcctctggtcactcgggagcgtaatatactgagtgacgtcccctaggttgtcgttgggcgacaacAGGAGGgtgcgggatggtaacgctctcgtaccgactccgtagccctttgctggcgagggctagaggatacttggctacgtacgcgcgGGATGCGGAACTGGCATCGCTCATTAcaaagtcacatgcatggtcgttactagtggtgtgacgatgggaggcagggtgtgcggatgacccctaggggaagtcatggtgcattcggattaattggttattgaattgagttggatttggaccaaatgagacttttggtgtaagttggaaagtaatatgtttttttggggccaaataagatttttggcgtgcgtgggaaaaatgtggttttatgggatatgtgcatttggcattctttcatgtatattgttgagtttaatatgtttttatcttgtggcgtttggatctttacttacttgcggcatcattttggtactgtagattttgatgcagaagtCGAGGAGggggaggaggctgagcccgaggtggcggctccgccggagtattgatttggagtttcatgccttgtagtttggtttgaaacgatatgtgatacttgtaatattttattatatatgttttaatcgggtttgtattaaacaaaaattctggtacttagttataagactttattTATCCTCTGCGTGTTTTGTTGCAtacttgttgcttgtacacacacttgacacttggcgatagggtggtgacccgtgttgtcatcatcccgaagTCTCGAtctccacgtgtccgtacatgagatttggaggcgtcacacaATTGATGTGACATTTAAAGAATTTCATAAGTTaatcacttaaataaaataaaaagctatTTGAAATATTACATAAAACCCGTTTGGTTACGtatttaagatgagatgagagaatatattttgaataataataaataaaatatcgaCCCGCTTGTTTCCACTACCGAATATGGCTTTCCCGAACCGTTACCCGTTACCTGTTTACTCGACTCGTTTTGTTTCGGGTTTTccgttttaatttatttggtcTGCTATAAGACATTCGTTTCATACCtttttgttgaactcaagatttcaagtttcatgtgattataaatctacacatggattttgatgataacaaatgaattcaaaaaataaaggagtttcaaactcaagttgttcatacaatggaatcaagcacatcaaagaaccaagcatgagcaagaaggaaacaagttcacattaaagtcatagagtaatgttgtaaatctcttaaaattcgaaattaggattaatgctcaaaattaatattttatcataaagcattaaaatacattttccacatgtgcataaatttttttgaaaattttaaaagatgattgattgtcatcttttgcatgtgcatgccttgattaaagggttgaattttgaaaatattaaagatgattgattgtcatctttcacatgtgcatgttttatttgaatattttcaaaagtg includes:
- the LOC122290736 gene encoding phosphoribosylformylglycinamidine cyclo-ligase, chloroplastic-like isoform X1, which translates into the protein MTITFRANTDLSRCVACSIRPSDHNSSPTQRYARRCTFNRSANGFQPLSVASNQLGSARRMRNGCHRVFSMMKNSSSESLTYKDAGVDIDAGSELVRRIAKMAPGIGGFGGLFPLGDSYLVAGTDGVGTKLKLAFETGIHETIGVDLVAMSVNDIVTSGAKPLFFLDYFATSHLDVDLAEKVIKGIVDGCQQSDCTLLGGEVLVVFYLILFLFFYCTAEMPDFYADGEYDLSGFAVGIVKRDAVINGRDIVAGDVLIGLPSSGVHSNGFSLVRRVLSRSGLSLKDKLPGEDVTLGEALMAPTVIYVKQVLDLISKGGIKGIAHITGGGFTDNIPRVFPNGLGAVIHSNSWNVPTLFEWIQEVGKIDDAEMRRTFNMGIGMVLVVSKEAAHRILEDGDGAYKAYHIGEVVGGGGVSYH
- the LOC122292592 gene encoding F-box/kelch-repeat protein At5g26960-like yields the protein MPESCNSRHFSWLMKSCFPNPNHTSSNSFIRLPLNVPDHCSVSTTVSSLPDDLLLECLSRVPPSSLPSLSLVCLRWARLLQSSHFFDLRRRLGRLENFVFAVSATDSGLYAASLRFHDHADALWKVAFFLPNDAVSLGSFHGLLSHARLSAVGHRIFIIGRDSMVRYDTWSGTVVARSAMIFPRKKFATAVVSGKIYAAGGGPRTSEVEEYDPDSDAWRVVAHAPRRRYGCVGAAVDGVFYVIGGLKIGAPVDEPSRAAANAEAHVYASSMDLYNVEARAWLRSRAIPGGGCVVAACAAAGYVYVLASHAVELSFWRFDARRRSNSNSNKGSSVNSGFGEWCRLKSPPLPAQVRLDSTVRFSCVGVGVKVVLIQVKGCIDDLLRRSGRGLRDLREGLVLLYDSATGDWSRGADLPEVIQRTACVCVEC
- the LOC122290736 gene encoding phosphoribosylformylglycinamidine cyclo-ligase, chloroplastic-like isoform X3; the encoded protein is MTITFRANTDLSRCVACSIRPSDHNSSPTQRYARRCTFNRSANGFQPLSVASNQLGSARRMRNGCHRVFSMMKNSSSESLTYKDAGVDIDAGSELVRRIAKMAPGIGGFGGLFPLGDSYLVAGTDGVGTKLKLAFETGIHETIGVDLVAMSVNDIVTSGAKPLFFLDYFATSHLDVDLAEKTAEMPDFYADGEYDLSGFAVGIVKRDAVINGRDIVAGDVLIGLPSSGVHSNGFSLVRRVLSRSGLSLKDKLPGEDVTLGEALMAPTVIYVKQVLDLISKGGIKGIAHITGGGFTDNIPRVFPNGLGAVIHSNSWNVPTLFEWIQEVGKIDDAEMRRTFNMGIGMVLVVSKEAAHRILEDGDGAYKAYHIGEVVGGGGVSYH
- the LOC122290736 gene encoding phosphoribosylformylglycinamidine cyclo-ligase, chloroplastic-like isoform X2; this encodes MTITFRANTDLSRCVACSIRPSDHNSSPTQRYARRCTFNRSANGFQPLSVASNQLGSARRMRNGCHRVFSMMKNSSSESLTYKDAGVDIDAGSELVRRIAKMAPGIGGFGGLFPLGDSYLVAGTDGVGTKLKLAFETGIHETIGVDLVAMSVNDIVTSGAKPLFFLDYFATSHLDVDLAEKVIKGIVDGCQQSDCTLLGGETAEMPDFYADGEYDLSGFAVGIVKRDAVINGRDIVAGDVLIGLPSSGVHSNGFSLVRRVLSRSGLSLKDKLPGEDVTLGEALMAPTVIYVKQVLDLISKGGIKGIAHITGGGFTDNIPRVFPNGLGAVIHSNSWNVPTLFEWIQEVGKIDDAEMRRTFNMGIGMVLVVSKEAAHRILEDGDGAYKAYHIGEVVGGGGVSYH